A stretch of the Theileria equi strain WA chromosome 1, complete sequence genome encodes the following:
- a CDS encoding signal peptide-containing protein (encoded by transcript BEWA_026700A), translating to MRILALLWTLYLVRLCYGGEQNGLRKGVVDVSFDLSSPDPSLARDYESTVDGVVYSSFFPKGQFFSKVVDGGVTLWEAEGEERCDVLFSNVGDRTRAVLHVWVKGLPSKTLHYENVGGEWKLVTVRVKGLPELEEPVSPQESLPTLDFASLGCPLQGFSGSEAHVENPKLVAEDVEPQDDKDLLEAPAEEPENLPDAIVEEAPEVNVEELGELEALPEATVGGTSEEDAETQGEKNANEPTDQNDDTLSVLDTDDVYSLAYRVVYDDNVEEICENNELDSDGAEEGKVENNKNLRSQPQPSIASPKPEHLSPFLTNVDGTPFSLSTSVEDNVKVLKLIVKDGATVKELKYYGQKIWSGSKTFGTTSNLVEALIYFDGVIPSLTVIKTKDSTVYRYYNGKKWKNDKENDHNKKLEALKERYNPDNILDISSPDESKVKISTKNDKGVEHTIYDPKGDSNITSIIDGETGIWSVSERETFSSAKLSSRDGYSLLLIYLKDTGNSFGRHFEKSGSCWIPMTKEEYDKKQQDLRDGETNQPGVSQ from the coding sequence ATGAGGATTCTAGCACTGCTCTGGACACTATATCTGGTAAGATTGTGCTACGGTGGAGAACAAAATGGTCTCCGTAAAGGGGTTGTAGATGTCTCATTTGACCTCTCTTCTCCCGATCCTTCATTGGCTAGAGACTATGAAAGTACTGTGGATGGAGTAGTCTATAGCTCATTCTTTCCCAAGGGACAATTCTTCAGCAAGGTAGTAGATGGTGGAGTCACTCTCTGGGAAGCTGAAGGAGAAGAAAGATGCGATGTACTATTCTCGAATGTCGGTGATAGAACAAGAGCTGTTCTCCATGTATGGGTTAAGGGTCTTCCATCCAAGACATTGCATTATGAGAATGTAggtggagaatggaagctGGTAACTGTAAGAGTTAAAGGTCTTCCGGAGTTAGAGGAGCCAGTCTCTCCACAGGAATCCTTACCTACTCTAGACTTTGCTAGCCTCGGATGTCCATTGCAAGGATTCTCAGGTTCAGAAGCTCATGTAGAGAATCCCAAGCTTGTCGCTGAGGATGTGGAACCtcaagatgataaagatttACTAGAAGCTCCTGCAGAAGAACCTGAGAATCTACCAGATGCTATAGTTGAGGAAGCGCCTGAAGTTAATGTAGAAGAGCTAGGAGAACTTGAGGCTTTACCAGAAGCTACTGTAGGAGGAACATCTGAAGAGGATGCTGAAACTCAAGGAGAGAAGAATGCGAATGAGCCTACAGAccaaaatgatgatacaCTCTCTGTTTTAGATACGGATGATGTATATTCATTAGCTTATAGAGTCGTATATGATGACAATGTAGAAGAGATTTGTGAGAATAATGAATTAGATAGTGATGGAGCTGAGGAAGGGAAGGTTGAGAACAATAAGAATCTTAGGAGCCAACCTCAACCCTCTATAGCATCTCCTAAACCTGAACATTTAAGTCCTTTCCTCACCAATGTAGATGGGACACCCTTTAGTCTCTCAACCTCTGTTGAAGACAATGTTAAGGTTCTTAAACTTATCGTAAAGGATGGTGCTACTGTCAAGGAGCTAAAGTATTATGGGCAAAAGATATGGTCCGGTAGTAAGACGTTTGGTACAACATCAAACTTGGTGGAGGCTCTCATATATTTTGATGGTGTTATTCCATCACTTACTGTTATAAAGACAAAGGACTCAACAGTATACAGGTACTATAATGGTaagaaatggaagaatgataaagagaatGATCATAACAAGAAGCTTGAGGCTCTAAAGGAGAGGTATAACCCCGACAATATTCTCGATATTTCCAGTCCAGATGAGTCTAAAGTGAAGATTAGTACAAAGAATGACAAGGGAGTAGAGCATACTATCTACGACCCAAAAGGAGATTCTAATATCACTTCCATTATTGATGGAGAAACCGGCATTTGGAGTGTCTCTGAAAGGGAAACCTTTTCCTCCGCAAAATTATCATCCAGGGATGGATACTCATTGCTTCTCATTTATCTCAAAGATACTGGAAATAGTTTTGGTAgacattttgaaaagagtgGTAGTTGTTGGATTCCAATGactaaggaagagtatgACAAGAAACAGCAGGATCTCAGGGATGGAGAGACTAATCAACCAGGTGTATCGCAGTAA